Proteins from a genomic interval of Phocoena phocoena chromosome 20, mPhoPho1.1, whole genome shotgun sequence:
- the SBK3 gene encoding uncharacterized serine/threonine-protein kinase SBK3 yields MELRDPENQEDGDPEEDTATALQRLVELTATRVIAVRSLRVQYHLIRKLGSGSYGHVLLARPRQGGPAVALKLLPRDSVLRTTFLREFCVGRCVSSHPGLLQTLAGPLETPRHFALAQEYAPCGDLSGMLQERGLPELQVKRVVAQLAGALDFLHGRGLVHADVKPDNVLVFDPVCSRVALGDLGLTRPEGSPTSALPGPLPSAPPELCLLLPPDTLPLRPAVDSWGLGVLLFCAAMACFPWGVALAPDPGFEAFAGWMTTRPQPLQPPPPWDQFAPPALALLQGLLDLDQETRIPPLAVLGFLGDDWGLKENKERSGGLGSVSSEDGEEEEGGASLEEWSEGEENDDNDGGRLPRMDLVLSTCTSFRVLLSHGEPPAPAP; encoded by the exons ATGGAGCTCAGGGACCCCGAGAACCAGGAGGATGGGGACCCGGAG GAGGACACAGCCACGGCCCTCCAGAGGCTCGTGGAGCTGACGGCCACCAGGGTGATCGCAGTGAGGAGTCTGCGTGTCCAGTATCACCTCATCCGAAAGCTTGGCTCCGGCTCCTACGGCCATGTGCTCCTTGCCCGGCCTCGCCAAGGGG gTCCggctgtggctctgaagctcctaCCTCGGGACTCGGTCCTGAGAACCACCTTCCTGAGAGAGTTCTGTGTGGGCCGCTGTGTCTCATCACATCCAGGCCTGCTCCAGACCCTGGCAGGACCCCTGGAGACCCCCCGACACTTCGCCTTGGCCCAGGAGTATGCGCCCTGTGGGGATCTCAGCGGGATGCTGCAGGAACGG GGCCTCCCAGAGCTGCAGGTGAAGCGGGTGGTGGCCCAGCTAGCTGGAGCCCTGGACTTCCTCCATGGCCGGGGGCTGGTCCACGCGGACGTCAAGCCAGACAACGTGCTGGTCTTCGACCCTGTCTGCAGCCGTGTGGCCCTGGGTGACCTGGGTCTGACCCGGCCTGAGGGCAGTCCAACCTCTGCCCTGCCAGGGCCACTGCCCTCCGCCCCACCCGAGCTCTGCCTCCTGCTGCCCCCTGACACCCTGCCCCTGCGACCAGCAGTGgactcctgggggctgggggtgcttCTCTTCTGTGCGGCCATGGCCTGTTTCCCTTGGGGTGTGGCGCTAGCCCCTGACCCTGGGTTCGAGGCCTTTGCTGGCTGGATGACCACCAGGCCCCAGCCACTTCAACCACCGCCCCCTTGGGACCAGTTTGCGCCCCCGGCTCTGGCACTGCTCCAGGGGCTTCTGGACCTGGATCAAGAGACTAGGATCCCCCCACTGGCTGTCCTGGGCTTCCTGGGGGATGATTGGGGGTTAAAGGAGAACAAAGAGAGATCTGGGGGCTTGGGGAGTGTGTCCAGTGAAgacggggaggaggaagaggggggagCAAGCCTGGAAGAGTGGTCAGAGGGGGAGGAGAATGACGACAACGATGGTGGGAG GCTGCCCAGGATGGACTTGGTCTTGTCCACCTGCACATCCTTTCGGGTTCTGCTCTCACACGGCGAGCCTCCTGCGCCAGCTCCCTGA
- the SBK2 gene encoding serine/threonine-protein kinase SBK2 yields MPGKPSEEKQVEMGAVENGAGEDLGGLTAEELRQGQEAALALEDMMALSAQTLVQAEVDELYQHVRPLGQGRFGRVLLVTHRQKGTTFALKQLPKASTTLRGFLYEFCVGLSLGSHSAIVAAYGIGVESVDSYSFLTEPVLHGDLIAFIQPKVGLPQPAAQRCAAQLASALEHIHSRGLVYRDLKPENVLVCDPACRWVKLTDFGHTRPRGTLLRLVGPPIPYTAPELCGPPPLPEGLPIQPALDAWALGVLLFCLLTGYFPWDQPLVEADAFYEDYVIWQASGQPQARPQPWLGLTPVADALLWGLLDPHPRRRSPVSSIRDYLGRPWRQREGEAEEVPQGEKGDPE; encoded by the exons ATGCCTGGGAAGCCATCAGAGGAGAAACAGGTGGAGATGGGGGCTGTGGAGAACGGTGCTGGGGAGGACCTGGGGGGCCTCACGGCAGAGGAGCTGCGGCAGGGCCAGGAAGCGGCCCTGGCACTGGAGGACATGATGGCGCTGAGCGCCCAGACCCTGGTCCAGGCCGAGGTGGACGAGCTCTACCAGCACGTGCGTCCCCTGGGCCAGGGCCGCTTTGGCCGGGTCCTGCTGGTCACCCACCGTCAGAAAG GCACAACCTTTGCCCTGAAGCAGCTCCCGAAGGCCTCCACCACCCTCCGAGGCTTCCTGTATGAGTTCTGTGTGGGCCTCTCCCTGGGCTCGCACTCGGCCATCGTGGCGGCCTACGGCATTGGCGTGGAGTCAGTCGACTCCTACAGCTTCCTGACCGAGCCTGTCCTGCATGGAGACCTCATCGCCTTCATCCAGCCCAAG GTGGGCCTCCCGCAGCCAGCAGCCCAGCGCTGTGCGGCCCAGCTGGCCTCAGCCCTGGAGCACATCCACTCCCGCGGCCTGGTGTACCGGGACCTCAAGCCGGAGAATGTGCTGGTGTGCGACCCAGCCTGCCGGTGGGTCAAGCTGACCGACTTCGGCCACACGCGGCCCCGCGGGACCCTGCTGCGCCTGGTGGGGCCGCCCATACCCTACACAGCCCCGGAGCTCTGTggtcccccgcccctccccgagGGCCTGCCCATCCAGCCCGCCCTGGACGCTTGGGCACTGGGCGTCCTGCTCTTCTGCCTTCTCACTGGCTACTTCCCCTGGGACCAGCCCCTGGTGGAGGCTGACGCCTTCTATGAGGACTACGTCATCTGGCAGGCCTCAGGCCAGCCCCAGGCCCGTCCTCAGCCCTGGCTTGGCCTGACGCCCGTGGCAGACGCTCTCCTGTGGGGGCTGCTGGACCCTCACCCCCGAAGGAGAAGCCCCGTGAGCTCCATCCGGGACTACCTGGGGCGGCCCTGGAGGCAGCGGGAGGGGGAGGCCGAGGAGGTGCCccagggggagaagggggacCCAGAGTGA